One window from the genome of Leptospira wolffii serovar Khorat str. Khorat-H2 encodes:
- a CDS encoding porin OmpL1, with the protein MNRIPIRLLTALLILTPSLFPEAKSYITGGLGLQFDLGQLGTTISTDGLDSSGNYATASTDGQPGVLPRRLVIPENRLLSLQHTSNGLISAKTSGAMTGLVLSVGYEQDFGKVFFWRINAHYTRKIMGGDTKAKALGQTFYDIDWDYNAVQIPFNIGLKLSLTEDASFYIGGGAHYFKGGWTLQGTNRLSTVHDVLIQAGFAPGDTVVGLVSDGTDPPANWEKTQFNVSGFAPNWIIGAQARISDRGHIYMEAETLYSFKYGIAHPRSQGGIEGLAPSVAYPIVLGGTQYRFGYKHEI; encoded by the coding sequence ATGAATCGAATTCCGATCCGACTACTCACCGCCCTGCTGATCTTAACACCTAGTCTTTTTCCCGAAGCGAAGAGCTATATCACGGGAGGCCTCGGTCTCCAATTCGATCTGGGACAATTGGGAACTACGATCTCTACCGACGGTTTGGATTCTTCCGGAAATTATGCGACCGCATCCACGGACGGACAACCGGGTGTATTACCGAGACGCTTGGTGATTCCTGAAAACCGTTTACTATCTTTGCAACATACTTCCAACGGTCTCATCAGCGCTAAAACGAGCGGAGCCATGACCGGTCTCGTCCTATCGGTCGGATACGAACAGGACTTCGGTAAGGTCTTCTTCTGGAGAATCAACGCTCATTACACACGCAAGATCATGGGAGGAGACACCAAGGCAAAAGCTCTAGGCCAGACCTTCTACGATATCGATTGGGATTATAATGCCGTTCAGATTCCTTTCAATATAGGACTCAAACTCTCCCTCACCGAAGACGCTTCCTTCTATATCGGCGGAGGAGCTCACTATTTCAAGGGAGGGTGGACTTTACAAGGCACCAATCGGCTGAGTACGGTCCATGACGTTCTGATCCAAGCGGGATTCGCTCCCGGAGATACGGTAGTAGGTCTAGTTTCCGACGGGACCGATCCTCCTGCGAACTGGGAAAAAACGCAATTCAACGTTTCCGGCTTCGCTCCGAACTGGATCATAGGGGCCCAGGCAAGGATCTCGGATAGAGGTCATATCTATATGGAAGCGGAGACATTATACTCCTTCAAATACGGTATCGCTCACCCTAGATCCCAAGGCGGCATCGAAGGTCTCGCTCCTAGCGTCGCTTACCCGATCGTTCTCGGGGGAACTCAGTATAGATTCGGATACAAACACGAAATCTGA